TAAATAATAAGTGTAAAATATCGCATTATTCAGATGAATTTGCGATATCTTTTTATACACAATTCTATTTTAAAGCGAACTATATGTTAAATTAAGAAAGGGGAAAAATATACGATGAAAGCACAAATTAATCTTATTACGATTTGGACAAATGATATAGATAAAATGAAAAATTTCTATAATCAAGTTCTTGGATTTAGAATTGAAAGTGACCTTGGTAATTATGTTGAATTTGAAAACGATGGAGCAAGATTTGCTATTTGTATGAGAGATGTTATGTATGTGTATAGTAGTGAATATAGGAAAGAGTCATTTGGACAAGGCTTTGAACTTGCTTTCCCATGTGAAAATCCTAATGATGTTGATGAATCATTTAAGGAGTTAATCTCTAAAGGAGCAACATCTGTTCATGAACCACAAAATATGCCTTGGAATCAAAGAACAGCACTATTTGCTGACCCAGATGGAAATATACATGAAATTTTTGCAGAAATTAAATAGTACGTAGTTTTCTTTAAAACGTAATAGTAATTTATTGTACATAAATAGGAAGTAATAAAAGTAGGGACACTAAAGTTGCGATAAGTCAAAAGATTTAAATAAAAATATTTAAAGGAGTGATTACTTATGAATAAAGAATTGGTTGTAAAGAAAGAAATTGAAATTAATGCTGATGTATCTAAAGCTTGGAACGCCTTGATAAATCCTGAATTGATAAAACAGTATTTATTTGGTACTGAAGCAATTTCTGAATGGAAAATCGGAAGTCCTATAATTTTTAGAGGAGAGTGGGAAGGGAATATCTATGAGGACAAGGGATTAATTTCAAAACTAATAACAAATAAAGTTTTCAAATATGCTTTTTGGTCTCCTTTCTCTGGTTTGGAAGATAAACCAGAAAATTATGCAAACATAACTTATGAATTGATGGAAAAAGGTGAAGATACTTTACTTTCAGTTACTCAAGACAATATTAAAACAGAAGAAATATTTAATCGAACTTGTGAAAACTGGGACATTATTCTCAAAGGATTGAAACAAACAGTTGAAGATAATATTTATAACTAATTATTACACATTCTTATTATGTTGATTCACAACGTTAGGATATTACGATTTATTTTCATATCAAGGAGGGTTTACAATATGACAGTTTATATAGCATTTTTAAGAGGTATTAACATAGGTGGAAAAAATATAATTAAGATGACAGATTTGAAACGAGTATTTGAATCAATTGGGTTTTGTGAAGTAAAAACATATATTCAAAGTGGAAATGTTCTATTCAAATCAAATGAAGCAGAGAAATCTCTGTGTAATAAAATTGAACATGAGATTGAGGCAGTTTTTGGAATTCCTGTAAAAGTTATTTTGAGGACATCTACAGAGTTAGAACAGATTATTTTGAATTGCCCATTCTCGAAGGATGAAGTAACAGAAGCAGAGACGTTATCCGAAGTAGAGAGTCTGTATGTTGCATTATTGGCACATAATCCTTTAAAAGAAAAGATTGAGTACATAGATGTTTATAGAACTGAAAGTGATAAATATCATATTGTAGGGAGAAATGTATATCTTTTATTCCATCATAGTATTCGAAATTCAAAACTTGCTAATAATCTTTATAAATTGAATGTATCAACAACTGTGCGTAATTGGAAAACATTAAGCAAACTTGCTGTATTAGCAAAAACTATGGAAATATGAAATGTTATTTGTGAAAGTTCTTAATACGTAGTTTTCTTTAAAAACGTAATAGTAAAATATGGTGATAATACTGTTGGAGCTTATACAGTTGGAATTAAGCAGAACAATGAATATACTTTGGAAATGTTATTTATTCACCCAGACTACAGGAACAATTATCTTGAAACTATTGAATGGAAGCATATAGAACAAAATGATAAGTATAAAATTGAAATTTGAGGAGAGGTTAAAAGTGAAATTATCAATTATTTATTTTAGTAAAACGGGAAAGACACATACAATGGCAGAAGAAATTGCAAAGGGTATGAAAACTATAGAAAATATTGAAGTGGGAATATTTGATATTGAAAATATAGATTATGAGTATATAAAGGAAAGTAAAGCTGTTATTTTTGGAACTCCAACTTATTATGCTAATACTTGCTGGCAAATTAAAAAATGGTTTGATGAATCGCGTGACTGTAATCTTTCAGGTAAAATAGGGGAGTTTTTGCTACTGCAAATTTCCCACAGGGGGAGCAGATACTGCTATTTTAACAATTATTATTCATCTTATGGTAAGAGGAATGTTAGTTTATTCTGGCGTTCCGCAATAGGTGAACCATATATTCATTTAGGGCCAGTAGCCTTAAAAGAAAATTTCGAAGAAAGTAAGGAACTTTTCAACGTATTTGGAAAGAGAATTTCAGAAAAATGTATAGAACTATTTAAGGAATGATTTTAATTATCTTTCAACTACTTACATTTACTTTATTTAATTCAACTTTCCTAATATGGTGTTTTTTTTATACGGATATATAATTAGTTGGAACATTTAGTGCAGATTCAATTCTTAAAGAGAAGAAATGACTTACAACACAATTTTCTTAAAAGGTATAACAATCAAGATTTTGTAGTTGCTACAACATTGTAATTAACTGTGTAGTAGTAGATAAAGAGTAATTTGTAGAGGAGAAAAGATGAGTATGAAACTTGCTTATGAAGCTCCAGCAGCCCAAGACTATGTGAGCCTTCGGCTACGTTCTGGAATGGGAAATAAAGATTTAAATAGAAGCCAGATTGCATTAAAGAATTCCTTGTTTACAGTATGCCTATATGACAAAGAAGAACTGATTGGATTCGGCAGAGTAGTTGGCGATGCGGTATAACCTACGTTGTGAGTGATATTATGGTAGACAAGAAGTATCAGCGTAAAGGTTATGCAGAGAAAATTATGAAGGCCATTGACAGTTACTTTGAAGAGAATACACACGAGGATAGTTATATTTGCCTAATAGCAAATAAGCCTGCTGACTTGCTATATAACAAGCATCAATTTGAGTACTTGCCAGAAAACAGGTGTGGAATGTTGCGAAAACAAAATAAAGAAAACGGTAACTATTAAAAATTTCGATTTGAAGTTGAGTAATATAAACAGTAATTTGTTAGAGAGATTATATAAAGAGGGGAAAGAAAATGACTGAAATACAAATGTGGGATGAATATATTAAAGTTAACATAAATGCTAAAAATTACGAGGCATGGCATTTGGTGGAAATACACCTGACATGCCAGACTTATTGGCTGAATTAGTATTAAATGGGATTAAAACTGCAACAGCTAGTGCGTATCCTTGTTATGTTGCAGAAAATGCTCCATTGCCATCAGTTGGAGGATATAATTTGATATTAAATACAAAAGGAGAAGCTGTTTGTATCACAGAAACGATAAAAATATATACAATACCTTTCAACCAAGTGAAGGAGGAACATGCATATAAAGAAGGTGAGCTTGATCGTACACTTACATCTTGGAGAAAATGTCATTCTGAAATTTTCTCTATGGAGCTAAAAGAGATTGGTCAAGAATTTACAGAAAATATGCCTGTCGTTTGTGAAGAATTTAAGGTTGTATACCCAATAATATGAGTATAACTAGTGGTTTTAAAATTCCAATTTAAGGATGTACCATATAAATGGTGATTTTTGGCGATGGAATAATGCAAAAAAGTAATAAAAGAGGTATTTAAATGGAAATTGTGG
The DNA window shown above is from Clostridium beijerinckii and carries:
- a CDS encoding glyoxalase; this translates as MKAQINLITIWTNDIDKMKNFYNQVLGFRIESDLGNYVEFENDGARFAICMRDVMYVYSSEYRKESFGQGFELAFPCENPNDVDESFKELISKGATSVHEPQNMPWNQRTALFADPDGNIHEIFAEIK
- a CDS encoding ATPase, producing MNKELVVKKEIEINADVSKAWNALINPELIKQYLFGTEAISEWKIGSPIIFRGEWEGNIYEDKGLISKLITNKVFKYAFWSPFSGLEDKPENYANITYELMEKGEDTLLSVTQDNIKTEEIFNRTCENWDIILKGLKQTVEDNIYN
- a CDS encoding cytoplasmic protein, which gives rise to MTVYIAFLRGINIGGKNIIKMTDLKRVFESIGFCEVKTYIQSGNVLFKSNEAEKSLCNKIEHEIEAVFGIPVKVILRTSTELEQIILNCPFSKDEVTEAETLSEVESLYVALLAHNPLKEKIEYIDVYRTESDKYHIVGRNVYLLFHHSIRNSKLANNLYKLNVSTTVRNWKTLSKLAVLAKTMEI